A genomic segment from Micropterus dolomieu isolate WLL.071019.BEF.003 ecotype Adirondacks linkage group LG03, ASM2129224v1, whole genome shotgun sequence encodes:
- the atp8b2 gene encoding phospholipid-transporting ATPase ID, which produces MTPPSLGSSELLGATAIEDKLQEGVPETIAVLSLANIKIWVLTGDKQETAVNIGYSCKMLTDDMTEVFIISGHTVQSVRQELRRARERMIELSQTRDGGKEEGMEGWGEACFMGNGFREGREGDVTGGGGKQLQCPPPPPLPPPPPPAPPSNLMDNISGEFALVINGHSLAHALEADMETEFVSTACACKAVICCRVTPLQKAQVVELIKKHKKAVTLAIGDGANDVSMIKSAHIGVGISGQEGIQAVLASDYSFSQFRFLQRLLLVHGRWSYLRMCRFLCYFFYKNFAFTMVHFWFGFFCGFSAQTVYDQYFITLYNIVYTSLPVLAMGIFDQDVPDQRSLEYPKLYEPGQLNLLFNKREFFICIAQGIYTSVVLFFVPCAILSDATQSTGVPLADYQTFAVTTATALVIVVSVQIALDTGFWTVINHVFVWGSLGSYFTIMFALHSQTLFRIFPNQFHFVGSAQSTLLQPVVWLTIALATAICIVPVLAFRFLKVDLKPQLSDTVRYTQLMRQKKRKPVGRSVGSAWRGVGSVSEGRLGTRGSSRRSGYAFAHQEGFGELITSGKNMRLSSLALANFASRHSSNLIDTLRRKKHTHTPPSASGECSPALSCVSGSVPALSNSSSVLGASQDTPVEVETATAPSQNTQTAITSSIQTPPASAPASEAAAPQGSAQALNAGFLTPTAVRSHGGDSPGGWTITLGTVQEALFGWKARTTASTSPGPPSAAKETSQID; this is translated from the exons CTCCTCGGTGCCACAGCTATAGAGGACAAGCTGCAGGAAGGCGTCCCAGAGACGATTGCTGTCCTCTCTCTGGCTAACATTAAGATCTGGGTTCTCACTGGAGACAAGCagg aGACGGCTGTCAATATAGGTTACTCCTGCAAGATGCTGACAGATGATATGACAGAGGTGTTCATCATCAGTGGACACACTGTCCAGAGTGTACGGCAGGAGCTCag gAGGGCGAGGGAAAGAATGATCGAGCTGTCTCAAaccagagatggagggaaggaggaggggatggagggatggggAGAAGCATGTTTCATGGGTAACGGATTCAGAGAAGGACGTGAAGGAGATgttacaggaggaggagggaaacagCTGCagtgccctcctcctcctcctcttcctccacctccacctcctgcaCCTCCCTCCAACCTCATGGACAACATCTCTGGAGAGTTTGCTCTTGTGATTAACGGTCACAGTCTG GCCCATGCACTAGAAGCAGACATGGAAACGGAGTTTGTGTCGACGGCATGTGCGTGCAAAGCAGTGATTTGTTGCAGAGTCACCCCGCTCCAAAAAGCTCAGGTGGTGGAGCTCAtcaagaaacacaaaaaggctGTCACTCTGGCTATAGGAGACGGAGCTAACGACGTTAGCATGATCAAAA GTGCTCATATCGGAGTTGGGATCTCAGGTCAGGAGGGGATCCAGGCTGTGCTGGCCAGTGACTACTCGTTCTCCCAGTTCCGCTTCCTGCAGCGCCTCCTGCTGGTGCATGGCCGCTGGTCCTACCTGCGCATGTGCCGTTTCCTCTGCTACTTCTTCTACAAGAACTTTGCCTTCACCATGGTGCACTTCTGGTTCGGCTTCTTCTGTGGCTTTTCTGCACAG ACGGTGTATGACCAGTACTTTATCACTCTCTACAATATTGTCTACACCTCCCTCCCTGTGCTGGCCATGGGGATATTTGACCAG GATGTTCCTGATCAGAGGAGTCTGGAGTATCCTAAACTGTATGAGCCTGGACAGCTCAACCTCCTCTTCAACAAGAGAGAGTTCTTCATCTGCATCGCCCAAGGCATCTACACATCAGTGGTGCTGTTTTTTGTCCCCTGTGCCATCTTGTCCGACGCGACTCAGAGCACCGGAGTGCCCCTCGCGGACTACCAGACCTTTGCTGTCACTACAGCAACAGCCCTGGTAATTGTGGTCAGCGTGCAG ATTGCTCTCGACACAGGCTTCTGGACAGTTATCAACCATGTGTTTGTTTGGGGCTCTCTGGGCTCCTACTTCACCATCATGTTCGCATTGCACAGTCAGACCCTCTTCAGGATCTTTCCCAATCAGTTCCACTTTGTAG GTAGCGCCCAGAGTACGCTATTGCAACCAGTTGTGTGGTTAACTATTGCACTAGCAACAGCAATATGCATAGTTCCAGTTTTGGCATTCCGCTTCCTCAAGGTGGACCTCAAACCTCAGCTCTCAGACACg GTGCGCTACACTCAGCTGATGCGGCAGAAGAAGCGAAAGCCTGTGGGTCGTAGCGTGGGAAGTGCCTGGCGTGGGGTGGGCAGTGTGTCAGAGGGCCGTCTGGGCACTCGTGGCAGTTCGAGGAGGTCAGGCTACGCCTTTGCCCACCAGGAGGGATTTGGAGAGCTGATCACCTCGGGGAAGAACATGAGGCTGTCGTCTTTGGCGCTGGCCAACTTTGCCTCCAGACACAGCTCCAACTTGATCGACACGCTCCGCAGGaagaaacacactcacactcccCCTAGCGCCTCCGGGGAATGCAGCCCAGCGCTCAGTTGCGTGTCTGGGTCAGTTCCAGCGCTCTCAAACTCCTCCTCTGTTTTGGGTGCCTCACAAGATACACCCGTTGAGGTGGAAACAGCCACAGCACCTTCCCAGAATACACAGACTGCTATCACTTCATCCATACAAACCCCGCCAGCATCAGCACCAGCTTCAGAAGCAGCTGCCCCTCAGGGTTCAGCCCAGGCCCTCAATGCTGGCTTCCTCACTCCCACTGCAGTGAGGTCCCATGGGGGAGACTCACCTGGAGGCTGGACGATCACTCTGGGGACTGTGCAg GAAGCTCTGTTTGGTTGGAAGGCTCGTACCACTGCATCCACCAGCCCAGGCCCACCCTCTGCTGCCAAGGAGACCAGCCAGATTGACTGa
- the LOC123968720 gene encoding RIIa domain-containing protein 1, translated as MAGKGGLAKLDVGVLSAEQQEQLRQFKIKTRVDNEKYLRSHPEVEVLISEFLRDVLLKRPPEIREFAADHFTNPDLHVVIGSKMEGNSDLE; from the exons ATGGCTGGAAAAGGCGGTTTGGCGAAACTGGACGTGGGTGTTTTGAGCGCTGAGCAGCAAGAGCAACTACGGCAGTTTAAG ATCAAGACGAGAGTCGACAACGAGAAGTATTTGAGGTCGCACCCAGAAGTAGAAGTATTAATAAGTGAATTTCTACG AGATGTGCTGCTTAAAAGACCTCCTGAAATCCGTGAGTTTGCAGCAG ATCACTTCACCAACCCAGACCTTCATGTGGTTATTGGTTCCAAAATGGAAGGAAACAGTGACCTGGAGTGA
- the il6r gene encoding interleukin-6 receptor subunit alpha produces MRKMQIFLPLLCVLCATSAQSIFDGTCLRKDPPPGVLVLSPGSKLVMTCSSHVKVDGVKVHIARNSSNTNRGGSPSDAIPTTVAPTITHIAGNSGGSKKRNSHTVENSVSEGYRSNTTEEGDARSPQHTDTGYTASPTPRTVQPTSVSRQRKGESNLEAEGMDGEGNYEEEMEEEEDDGGEEGSRVTRGIKSRPQWKWNGRMVGKGDRDWGEITFERRGASLSLSSVRLTDSGKYTCYYRGRERLSLKVIVADPPENPSLSCYKKSPTSKIRCEWAPQKPVTILPMCYLLYSKSPTEKLMRLQCSYSPRASRCWCTLDHSEDERRTVHMAYLCVTSIAGNATSALLQFMPLDILKPDPPSHVSVRQEEGQEKRLTVTWSFPGSWKRQDKYYDLIYEVKYKPLMSSTDCEQIQKIERQRSYTITDAMSGVEYMIQLRTKDEFDGVWSDWSTPVSGSSWTVPSSALPSDYDLDNRTITDEGSGSGDYGPYVTEPVQGKDEVPHHVLWISGSFALLSVILAAYLFRHKDRFLSKLQSLSVVSQCGDSRLPSPFAPTTPTVPAVPAVPEGQALVTLGLPRYKKTPLSEVEEGEEESDEEQQVMEGIDAMHFNNTSYFVLQQY; encoded by the exons ATGCGCAAAATGCAGATTTTTCTCCCTTTGCTGTGTGTTCTGTGCGCCACATCGGCCCAGAGCATTTTCGACGGAACCTGCCTCAGAAAAG aCCCTCCCCCTGGTGTGTTGGTTTTATCCCCAGGCAGTAAGTTGGTTATGACCTGCAGCAGCCATGTGAAGGTGGACGGCGTAAAGGTCCACATAGCCAGAAACAGCTCAAACACCAACAGAGGAGGGAGTCCTTCAGATGCAATCCCAACCACTGTCGCACCCACTATCACACACATTGCAGGCAACAGTGGAGGTTCCAAGAAAAGAAATAGTCACACTGTGGAGAATTCTGTGAGTGAGGGCTACCGTTCCAATACCACTGAGGAAGGAGACGCAAGAAGCCCCCAACATACAGATACAGGATACACAGCTTCTCCCACCCCTCGCACGGTCCAGCCAACCAGTGTGAGCAGACAGCGAAAGGGTGAATCCAACCTGGAGGCTgaagggatggatggagagggCAATTATGAGGAagaaatggaggaagaggaggacgatgGGGGAGAGGAAGGGAGCAGGGTAACAAGGGGCATAAAATCGAGGCCTCAGTGGAAGTGGAATGGGAGGATGGTTGGAAAAGGAGACAGAGACTGGGGAGAAATCACATTTGAGAGGAGAGGGGCTTCactgtctctgtcctcagtaaGACTGACAGACTCTGGGAAGTACACGTGTTATTACCGAGGCAGAGAGAGGTTGTCCTTAAAAGTAATTGTCGCAG ATCCTCCAGAGAATCCCAGCCTGTCCTGTTACAAAAAGTCACCCACCAGTAAGATTCGCTGTGAGTGGGCACCTCAGAAGCCCGTCACCATATTGCCTATGTGTTACCTCTTATACAGTAAAAG CCCGACAGAGAAATTGATGCGTTTGCAGTGCTCATACTCACCTCGAGCCTCCCGCTGTTGGTGCACTCTGGACCACAGTGAGGACGAGCGGAGAACTGTTCACATGGCATACCTGTGTGTTACCAGCATTGCAGGCAATGCAACAAGTGCCCTGCTGCAATTCATGCCTCTGGACATTT TAAAGCCAGACCCTCCATCGCATGTGTCTGTTCGCCAGGAGGAGGGACAGGAGAAGAGGTTGACGGTCACCTGGAGTTTTCCGGGCTCCTGGAAGCGTCAAGACAAGTATTATGACCTCATTTATGAGGTCAAATACAAACCTCTCATGTCCTCAACTGATTGTGAACAG ATCCAGAAGATTGAGCGCCAGCGCTCATACACCATCACTGATGCGATGTCTGGTGTTGAGTACATGATACAGCTTAGAACTAAGGATGAGTTTGATGGTGTGTGGAGCGACTGGAGTACACCTGTCAGTGGCAGCAGCTGGACAG TTCCATCATCAGCCCTGCCATCGGATTATGATCTTGATAACAGAACG ATCACAGATGAAGGCTCTGGTTCTGGTGACTACGGGCCTTATG ttACTGAACCAGTACAAGGCAAAGATGAGGTGCCACACCATGTCCTGTGGATCTCTGGGTCATTTGCTCTCTTGTCAGTCATTTTGGCCGCCTACTTATTCAG acACAAGGACAGATTTTTGTCTAAACTCCAGAGTTTGAGTGTCGTCTCCCAGTGTGGTGACTCGCGTCTGCCTTCGCCCTTCGCCCCAACAACCCCAACAGTGCCAGCAGTCCCAGCAGTCCCAGAAGGGCAGGCTCTGGTGACACTTGGCCTTCCACgctacaaaaaaaccccactgagTGAAGTGGAAGAAGGGGAAGAAGAAAGTGACGAAGAACAGCAGGTGATGGAGGGGATTGATGCCATGCACTTCAACAACACAAGTTATTTCGTCCTCCAGCAGTACTGA